In Achromobacter xylosoxidans A8, a single window of DNA contains:
- the gvpU gene encoding gas vesicle accessory protein GvpU produces the protein MSTAPNASLGASATPDADAFLQFLVNLVNNGSQIESIGVTLQMGGMLVSGSIVSGADYFDSFAASFTGSLNTVDEATRKAVHVSLAELGDVFRVPQPADPLPNYIHLADALFFTADGTPIAGQPTLWRGRTSAVDGFILGRMQAEAAI, from the coding sequence ATGAGCACCGCTCCCAACGCCAGCCTGGGCGCCAGCGCCACGCCCGACGCCGACGCCTTTCTGCAATTCCTGGTCAACCTGGTGAACAACGGCAGCCAGATCGAGAGCATCGGCGTCACCCTGCAAATGGGCGGCATGCTGGTGTCGGGCTCCATCGTGTCCGGCGCCGACTACTTCGACAGCTTCGCGGCCAGCTTCACGGGGTCGCTGAACACCGTGGACGAAGCCACCCGCAAGGCCGTGCATGTCTCCCTGGCGGAGTTGGGCGACGTCTTCCGCGTGCCGCAGCCGGCGGATCCGCTGCCGAACTACATCCATCTCGCCGATGCCCTGTTCTTCACGGCCGATGGCACCCCCATCGCCGGACAGCCCACGCTCTGGCGCGGGCGCACCAGCGCGGTCGACGGCTTCATCCTGGGCCGCATGCAGGCCGAAGCGGCAATCTGA
- a CDS encoding response regulator: MERLRIVLVDDHPLVLMGMRDLLEKDLNFEVTATLPGPTALIQHLQRDAPHVVITDYSMPGDDTYGDGIRLVKYLTRHYPQVQIVVLTMVSNSMIISALYDAGVAAVVLKRDNLSEIMTALETLHAGRKYYPPGFQRDGAPDERSKFIGERINSLSPKEFEVLRHFIRGESMMQVAEALKRSVKTVSGQKISAMRKLNVRTDQELIAFCVESEIFQ; the protein is encoded by the coding sequence ATGGAAAGACTCCGAATCGTCCTGGTCGACGACCATCCCCTGGTCTTGATGGGGATGCGCGACCTGCTGGAAAAAGACCTCAATTTCGAGGTCACGGCCACCCTGCCCGGGCCAACCGCGTTGATCCAGCACCTGCAACGCGACGCGCCACACGTGGTCATCACCGACTATTCCATGCCCGGCGACGATACCTACGGCGATGGCATCCGCCTGGTCAAGTACCTGACGCGCCATTACCCGCAGGTCCAGATCGTGGTGCTGACCATGGTGTCGAATTCCATGATCATCTCGGCGCTCTACGATGCCGGCGTGGCTGCCGTCGTACTCAAGCGCGACAATCTCAGCGAAATCATGACCGCGCTGGAAACGCTGCATGCCGGCCGCAAATACTATCCGCCGGGCTTCCAGCGCGACGGCGCGCCCGATGAGCGCAGCAAGTTCATCGGCGAACGCATCAACAGCCTGTCGCCCAAGGAATTCGAGGTGCTGCGTCATTTCATCCGCGGCGAATCCATGATGCAGGTGGCCGAGGCGCTCAAGCGCAGCGTCAAGACGGTCAGCGGCCAGAAAATCTCGGCCATGCGCAAGCTCAACGTCCGCACCGACCAGGAACTGATCGCCTTCTGCGTGGAAAGCGAGATTTTCCAGTAG
- a CDS encoding pentapeptide repeat-containing protein, with protein sequence MTQAAIGTVTGQEVDRKMMQALIEQSAGRALSFQDCDFQDADFSRLDLRGAQLTACAIAGASFQGANLADSAWLRCRGGQVNFASCDASDAVFENCDLNNANWRRARLAAARFQGCKLTGSDFDGIACLGWSLRECLLVGALLRGLSFRKSDVQQLDFSDADLTGSDFRDTVFHGGSLRNAVLKNVRFEGADLREADLGGLDLNSAARLAGATISKTQAAALLAELRISVI encoded by the coding sequence ATGACACAAGCAGCAATCGGGACAGTGACGGGCCAGGAAGTGGACCGCAAGATGATGCAGGCCTTGATCGAACAGTCCGCCGGGCGCGCGCTGTCGTTCCAGGACTGCGACTTCCAGGACGCCGATTTCTCGCGCCTGGATTTGCGCGGCGCGCAACTGACGGCCTGCGCCATCGCGGGAGCCTCCTTTCAGGGCGCCAACCTGGCGGACTCGGCCTGGCTGCGCTGCCGCGGCGGCCAGGTCAACTTCGCCTCGTGCGACGCCAGCGACGCCGTCTTCGAAAATTGCGATCTCAACAATGCCAACTGGCGTCGTGCACGGCTGGCTGCGGCCCGTTTCCAGGGCTGCAAGCTCACCGGCAGCGATTTCGACGGCATCGCCTGCCTGGGCTGGTCCCTGCGGGAATGCCTGCTGGTCGGCGCGCTGCTGCGCGGCCTGTCGTTTCGCAAGAGCGACGTGCAGCAGCTGGACTTCTCTGATGCCGACCTGACCGGCAGCGATTTCCGCGACACCGTATTCCATGGCGGCAGCCTGCGCAACGCCGTCCTGAAGAACGTACGCTTCGAAGGCGCGGACCTGCGCGAAGCCGACCTCGGCGGCCTGGACCTGAACTCGGCCGCGCGCCTGGCCGGCGCCACCATATCCAAGACTCAGGCGGCGGCGCTATTGGCCGAACTACGCATCAGCGTGATCTGA